In a single window of the Zea mays cultivar B73 chromosome 5, Zm-B73-REFERENCE-NAM-5.0, whole genome shotgun sequence genome:
- the LOC100275042 gene encoding uncharacterized protein LOC100275042 isoform 2 (isoform 2 is encoded by transcript variant 2) yields the protein MAWRGAASRSIIAAVRARAASPSSTAASRLRSTAPLPAPSRRSVPAFAFATARPLAAMSGSPAAAVVKLTGHSATSVRACCELSQGT from the exons ATGGCTTGGCGCGGCGCCGCCTCCCGCTCCATTATCGCCGCCGTCCGTGCTCGCGCCGCATCCCCGTCTtccaccgccgcctcgcgcctcCGCTCGACGGCTCCACTTCCCGCCCCCTCGCGCCGGTCCGTCCCCGCCTTCGCTTTCGCGACCGCGAG GCCGTTGGCGGCGATGTCGGGGTCCCCGGCGGCGGCCGTGGTGAAGCTCACCGGGCACTCGGCGACGAGCGTGCGGGCGTGCTGTGAGCTCTCCCAGG GCACTTAA
- the LOC100275042 gene encoding uncharacterized protein isoform X3 has translation MAWRGAASRSIIAAVRARAASPSSTAASRLRSTAPLPAPSRRSVPAFAFATARPLAAMSGSPAAAVVKLTGHSATSVRACCELSQGNDDDA, from the exons ATGGCTTGGCGCGGCGCCGCCTCCCGCTCCATTATCGCCGCCGTCCGTGCTCGCGCCGCATCCCCGTCTtccaccgccgcctcgcgcctcCGCTCGACGGCTCCACTTCCCGCCCCCTCGCGCCGGTCCGTCCCCGCCTTCGCTTTCGCGACCGCGAG GCCGTTGGCGGCGATGTCGGGGTCCCCGGCGGCGGCCGTGGTGAAGCTCACCGGGCACTCGGCGACGAGCGTGCGGGCGTGCTGTGAGCTCTCCCAGG GAAATGACGACGATGCATGA
- the LOC100275042 gene encoding uncharacterized protein isoform X2: protein MAWRGAASRSIIAAVRARAASPSSTAASRLRSTAPLPAPSRRSVPAFAFATARPLAAMSGSPAAAVVKLTGHSATSVRACCELSQGQNGKDG from the exons ATGGCTTGGCGCGGCGCCGCCTCCCGCTCCATTATCGCCGCCGTCCGTGCTCGCGCCGCATCCCCGTCTtccaccgccgcctcgcgcctcCGCTCGACGGCTCCACTTCCCGCCCCCTCGCGCCGGTCCGTCCCCGCCTTCGCTTTCGCGACCGCGAG GCCGTTGGCGGCGATGTCGGGGTCCCCGGCGGCGGCCGTGGTGAAGCTCACCGGGCACTCGGCGACGAGCGTGCGGGCGTGCTGTGAGCTCTCCCAGG GCCAAAATGGGAAGGATGGTTGA
- the LOC100275042 gene encoding uncharacterized protein isoform X1: MAWRGAASRSIIAAVRARAASPSSTAASRLRSTAPLPAPSRRSVPAFAFATARPLAAMSGSPAAAVVKLTGHSATSVRACCELSQGTLFCRTCQDR, encoded by the exons ATGGCTTGGCGCGGCGCCGCCTCCCGCTCCATTATCGCCGCCGTCCGTGCTCGCGCCGCATCCCCGTCTtccaccgccgcctcgcgcctcCGCTCGACGGCTCCACTTCCCGCCCCCTCGCGCCGGTCCGTCCCCGCCTTCGCTTTCGCGACCGCGAG GCCGTTGGCGGCGATGTCGGGGTCCCCGGCGGCGGCCGTGGTGAAGCTCACCGGGCACTCGGCGACGAGCGTGCGGGCGTGCTGTGAGCTCTCCCAGGGTACCCTCTTCTGCCGCACTTGTCAGGATCGCTAG